The proteins below come from a single Aegilops tauschii subsp. strangulata cultivar AL8/78 chromosome 6, Aet v6.0, whole genome shotgun sequence genomic window:
- the LOC109735399 gene encoding 2'-deoxymugineic-acid 2'-dioxygenase-like, producing the protein MEKLLSSAVASHDHETVPGRFPFLLPPAPPVPVSLPVIDLSGGRDEVRRAVLRAGKEFGFFQVVNHGVPERTMRELGTACGEFFRLPAADKAALYSESEDTERTNRLFSSTMCVSGGQTYWRHCLRLACHPVESTKPGWPEKPAAFRPALEDFIVPARSVGMELLRLLCEGIGLPPDYFEGDLSGGEVILNANHYPACPDPGVTLGLPPHCDRNLITVLLQPGYVCGLQVSYNGGWIDVEPIPEALVINCGQQLEIATNGLLRSVEHRAVANVAVGRTSVAAFIMPTMDCVVGPAKELVGEGSPARYGSVAFRDFMRSYKL; encoded by the coding sequence ATGGAGAAGCTGCTGTCCTCGGCGGTGGCGTCTCACGATCACGAGACGGTCCCGGGGCGGTTCCCGTTCCTCCTACCGCCGGCGCCACCCGTGCCCGTGTCGCTGCCCGTCATCGACCTCTCGGGCGGCCGCGACGAGGTCCGCCGGGCCGTGCTCCGCGCCGGCAAGGAGTTCGGCTTCTTCCAGGTGGTCAACCACGGGGTGCCGGAGCGGACCATGCGTGAACTGGGGACGGCGTGCGGCGAGTTCTTCCGCCTTCCCGCGGCGGACAAGGCGGCCTTGTACTCGGAGTCGGAGGACACGGAGCGAACCAACCGGCTCTTCTCCAGTACCATGTGCGTGTCCGGCGGCCAGACCTACTGGCGCCACTGTCTCCGCCTCGCCTGCCACCCCGTGGAGAGCACCAAGCCCGGCTGGCCCGAGAAGCCGGCCGCTTTCCGGCCCGCCCTCGAGGACTTCATCGTCCCGGCCCGCAGCGTCGGCATggagctcctccgcctcctctgCGAGGGGATCGGGCTCCCGCCGGACTACTTCGAGGGCGACCTGAGCGGCGGCGAGGTGATCCTCAACGCCAACCACTACCCGGCGTGCCCCGACCCGGGCGTCACCCTCGGCCTGCCGCCGCACTGCGACAGGAACCTCATCACCGTGCTGCTCCAGCCCGGGTACGTGTGCGGCCTCCAGGTGTCGTACAACGGCGGGTGGATCGACGTCGAGCCCATCCCGGAGGCGCTCGTCATCAACTGCGGCCAGCAGCTGGAGATCGCCACCAACGGGCTGCTCCGGAGCGTGGAGCACCGGGCCGTGGCCAACGTCGCCGTGGGGAGGACGTCGGTGGCGGCCTTCATCATGCCAACCATGGACTGCGTGGTGGGGCCCGCCAAGGAGCTCGTCGGAGAGGGCAGCCCGGCGAGGTACGGGAGCGTCGCGTTCCGCGACTTCATGCGCAGCTACAAGCTCTGA
- the LOC109735398 gene encoding putative germin-like protein 2-2, producing MVAIRVLLLAGALLAFACSQHGVAASDPSLLQDFCVADKVSQVRVNGLPCKAANEVVAEDFFFSGLHMAGNTANKQGSAVTAVNVAQISGLNTMGISLVRIDYAPNGLNPPHTHPRSTEILTVLEGCLHVGFVTSNPENRHFTKVLAKGDVFVFPKGLVHYQFNNGNTHAVAIAALSSQNPGVITVANAVFGSEPAISDDVITKAFQVEKNTVDWIQAQF from the exons ATGGTGGCCATTCGTGTGCTGCTCCTTGCAGGAGCTCTCTTGGCCTTTGCATGCTCACAGCATGGCGTCGCCGCCTCCGACCCCAGCCTTCTCCAGGACTTCTGTGTCGCGGACAAGGTGTCTCAAG TGCGTGTCAACGGGCTGCCTTGCAAAGCTGCGAACGAAGTTGTCGCCGAGGACTTCTTCTTCTCCGGCCTCCATATGGCCGGCAACACGGCCAACAAGCAGGGCTCGGCGGTGACCGCCGTCAACGTCGCGCAGATCAGCGGGCTCAACACCATGGGCATCTCCCTCGTCCGCATTGACTATGCGCCAAATGGCCTCAACCCTCCTCACACCCACCCGCGCTCCACCGAGATCTTGACCGTGCTAGAGGGTTGCCTCCACGTCGGCTTCGTGACCTCGAACCCTGAGAACAGACACTTCACCAAGGTTCTCGCCAAGGGAGATGTGTTTGTGTTCCCCAAGGGCCTCGTCCATTACCAGTTCAATAATGGGAATACTCATGCGGTGGCCATCGCGGCGCTGAGCAGCCAGAACCCTGGAGTGATCACGGTAGCCAACGCGGTGTTTGGATCGGAGCCTGCCATCTCAGATGATGTTATTACCAAGGCCTTCCAGGTGGAGAAGAACACGGTAGATTGGATCCAAGCACAGTTCTAA
- the LOC109735396 gene encoding ethylene-responsive transcription factor 13-like — protein sequence MPPRRRGVSGYRGVRVRPSGTYSAEIRLGGVRLGLGTFDTAQDAARAYDAAAWRLRRSRWDMSLTDVATRERAQELAPPPRLITDEDRRENWRRECRLSLAEMDEEAMALWRQRFPQDIINEE from the coding sequence atgccgcctcGCCGCCGGGGAGTTTCGGGCTACCGCGGTGTCCGCGTGCGTCCGTCCGGCACCTACTCTGCCGAGATTCGGTTGGGCGGCGTGCGCCTCGGCCTCGGAACCTTCGACACCGCCCAGGatgccgcccgcgcgtacgacgctgCAGCGTGGCGCCTTCGGCGGTCCCGTTGGGACATGAGCTTGACGGACGTGGCAACGCGAGAGCGGGCACAGGAGTTGGCGCCTCCcccgcggcttatcaccgacgaggatcgtcgcgagaACTGGAGGCGGGAGTGTCGTCTCAGCCTGGCCGAGATGGatgaggaagccatggcgctgtggcgccaacgcttcccgcaAGACATCATCAACGAGGAATAG